Proteins found in one Streptococcus mitis genomic segment:
- the brpA gene encoding biofilm formation/cell division transcriptional regulator BrpA has product MVKKIIGMVLVFLAVTVLGVGVFAYTIYQQGTETLSRTYKKIGEETNVIEATEPLTILLMGVDTGNVERTDPWEGNSDSMILLTVNPHTKKTTMLSLERDILTKIQQKDGRIEEEKLNAAYANGGAELAISTIQKMMNIHIDRYIMVNMHGLQQLVDAVGGITVNNTLGFPISISDQEEFNTISIGVGQQTLNGDEALVYSRMRYQDPEGDYGRQKRQREVIQKVVEKVLSLNSVSHYQSILKALSTNMQTNIDLSAKSIPSLLGYKDSFKTIETQQLRGEDADLQGTSYQIVTANHLLEIQNLLRTSLDKPKVTELETNAVLYEDIFGNQNGIGLGTGTINNTTNQEDVE; this is encoded by the coding sequence ATGGTTAAAAAAATTATTGGAATGGTGCTAGTTTTTCTAGCAGTGACAGTTTTGGGTGTGGGTGTTTTTGCTTATACTATTTATCAACAAGGAACAGAAACTTTATCACGGACCTATAAAAAGATTGGGGAAGAAACCAATGTTATTGAGGCGACTGAACCCTTAACGATTCTTTTGATGGGGGTTGATACTGGAAACGTGGAACGAACTGACCCTTGGGAGGGGAATAGTGACTCTATGATTCTCTTAACGGTTAATCCGCATACGAAAAAAACAACGATGTTGAGTTTAGAGCGAGATATTTTGACAAAAATTCAGCAAAAAGATGGGCGGATTGAGGAAGAAAAACTAAATGCTGCTTATGCCAATGGTGGTGCAGAGTTGGCTATTTCAACTATTCAGAAGATGATGAACATCCATATTGACCGCTATATTATGGTCAATATGCACGGATTGCAACAATTAGTCGATGCAGTGGGTGGTATAACTGTCAATAACACGCTAGGTTTCCCGATTTCTATTAGTGACCAAGAGGAATTTAATACCATTTCTATTGGTGTTGGGCAACAAACTCTAAATGGAGATGAAGCTCTTGTTTATTCTCGCATGCGCTACCAGGACCCAGAAGGGGACTACGGACGTCAGAAACGTCAGCGTGAAGTTATTCAAAAGGTTGTTGAAAAAGTTCTTAGCTTGAATAGTGTTAGTCACTATCAATCTATCCTAAAAGCCCTAAGTACCAATATGCAGACTAATATTGATCTATCTGCGAAAAGTATTCCAAGCTTATTAGGTTACAAGGACTCGTTTAAAACGATTGAAACTCAACAATTACGAGGAGAAGATGCCGACTTGCAAGGGACATCTTATCAAATCGTAACTGCTAACCACTTGTTAGAAATCCAGAATCTTTTGAGAACCTCACTTGATAAACCGAAGGTGACAGAGTTAGAGACAAATGCAGTCTTATATGAAGATATTTTTGGAAACCAAAATGGTATCGGTTTGGGAACAGGTACGATTAATAATACAACAAATCAAGAAGATGTAGAATAA
- a CDS encoding phosphatase PAP2 family protein, giving the protein MKNYQEWYDYIAANIENRPFLLSLLRTFNRFMVVVMPIVYLTLLTTIYFREGFGKQVLMYVFIPASGFVILSFLRKKINAPRPYEVWEIIPLLDRDSPGQSMPSRHVFSATIISMACLHASLTMGMICLTLSALLGLVRVLGGVHFPKDVLVGYICALVWGVIFFLC; this is encoded by the coding sequence ATGAAAAATTATCAAGAATGGTATGACTACATTGCTGCTAACATTGAAAATAGGCCCTTTCTTCTGAGCTTGTTAAGAACTTTCAATCGATTCATGGTAGTAGTTATGCCTATAGTATATCTGACCTTGTTAACCACTATCTATTTCCGAGAAGGATTTGGGAAACAGGTCTTGATGTATGTGTTTATCCCTGCATCAGGTTTTGTGATTTTGTCCTTTCTTCGTAAGAAAATCAATGCTCCTAGGCCTTATGAAGTTTGGGAAATTATCCCGCTACTTGACAGAGATAGTCCTGGTCAGTCTATGCCCAGTCGTCATGTCTTTTCAGCAACCATTATCTCCATGGCTTGCTTGCATGCTAGTCTAACTATGGGGATGATTTGTTTGACCTTATCAGCCCTCCTCGGTCTAGTGAGAGTCTTAGGTGGAGTGCATTTTCCTAAGGATGTTCTAGTTGGTTATATTTGTGCCCTTGTGTGGGGTGTGATTTTCTTTCTATGTTGA
- a CDS encoding ABC transporter ATP-binding protein — protein MKKLAKRISSKEWGMILLAILFTCFSVYLELEVPTYISKITDLLGSQGTNLDELWQPAGMMVGMSFFAFLSAVAVGFFASRVAASYTSRLRSDIFNRVLDYSQTEIKKFSIPSLLTRTTNDITQVQMLITMGLQVVTRGPIMAIWAIGKILGHSEYWLWAVLVAVIVNVLMTTVLMTLAFPKQSLIQSLTDKLNSITRESLTGIRVVRAYNAEEYQNEKFAAANDELTRLNLFVNRLMAILNPIMMGISSGLSVAIYWIGAYVINDAAPIARLPLFSDMIVFMSYAMQVVMGFLLMGALFIVLPRTMISAKRINQVLDLHSSIQKPAQVQLADENLKGQVEFKDVTFRYAANSEAVIEHVSFRAEAGQTVAFIGSTGSGKSTLVNLIPRFYDVSAGEILVDGVNVQDYALEDLRNKVGYIPQKAVLFSGDVKDNLDFGQSQETPLSEQAMWQALELAQSKNFIEDKEAGLASEVAQGGTNFSGGQRQRLAIARALARKPEILIFDDSFSALDYKTDRVLRQELAEKTKSMTKLIVAQRISTIMDADLILVLDQGKVVGQGTHKELLANNEVYQEIAYSQLSKEELEHGK, from the coding sequence ATGAAGAAATTAGCTAAACGAATTAGTAGCAAAGAATGGGGGATGATTTTACTAGCCATTCTCTTTACCTGCTTTTCAGTCTACCTAGAGTTGGAAGTTCCGACCTATATCTCGAAAATTACGGATTTGCTAGGAAGTCAAGGAACCAACTTGGATGAGTTATGGCAACCAGCAGGTATGATGGTCGGAATGTCCTTTTTTGCCTTCTTGTCCGCAGTTGCAGTTGGATTTTTTGCATCCAGAGTGGCTGCTTCCTATACTAGTAGGCTGAGAAGTGATATTTTTAATCGAGTTTTGGATTACTCGCAGACAGAGATTAAGAAATTCTCTATTCCCAGTCTCTTGACGCGTACTACCAATGACATTACTCAAGTTCAAATGTTGATTACCATGGGCTTGCAAGTGGTAACGCGTGGTCCGATTATGGCTATCTGGGCTATCGGGAAGATTTTAGGCCATTCAGAATACTGGCTCTGGGCCGTTCTTGTAGCAGTGATTGTCAATGTTTTGATGACGACAGTCTTGATGACGCTAGCCTTTCCAAAACAGTCCTTGATTCAAAGTCTGACTGATAAACTGAACAGTATCACTCGTGAGAGTTTAACAGGTATTCGTGTTGTTCGCGCCTACAATGCTGAAGAATACCAAAATGAAAAATTTGCAGCAGCAAATGATGAATTGACACGCTTGAACTTGTTTGTCAACCGTCTTATGGCTATTTTGAACCCTATCATGATGGGGATTTCAAGTGGTTTGAGTGTGGCGATTTACTGGATTGGGGCCTATGTGATTAACGACGCTGCTCCGATAGCGCGTCTGCCTCTCTTTAGTGACATGATTGTTTTCATGTCTTATGCTATGCAGGTTGTCATGGGCTTCCTTCTTATGGGGGCGCTCTTCATCGTTCTTCCTCGCACCATGATCTCTGCTAAGCGGATTAATCAAGTTTTAGATTTGCATTCTTCTATCCAAAAACCTGCTCAAGTGCAGCTGGCTGATGAAAACCTCAAAGGTCAGGTCGAGTTTAAGGATGTGACCTTCCGCTATGCGGCAAATTCGGAGGCAGTTATCGAGCATGTTAGCTTTAGAGCAGAAGCGGGTCAAACAGTGGCCTTTATTGGGTCAACGGGTTCAGGTAAATCAACTCTGGTCAATCTGATTCCACGTTTCTATGACGTATCAGCAGGAGAAATTCTGGTGGACGGTGTCAATGTTCAAGACTATGCTCTAGAAGATTTGCGCAACAAGGTTGGTTATATTCCACAAAAAGCTGTTCTCTTTTCAGGTGATGTCAAAGACAATCTAGACTTTGGACAAAGTCAAGAAACACCACTTAGTGAACAAGCTATGTGGCAAGCCTTAGAATTGGCCCAGTCTAAGAACTTTATCGAAGACAAGGAAGCGGGCTTGGCGTCAGAAGTAGCCCAAGGAGGAACTAACTTCTCAGGTGGACAAAGACAGCGTCTGGCCATTGCGCGTGCCTTGGCTCGGAAGCCAGAAATTCTCATCTTTGATGACTCCTTCTCAGCCTTGGACTACAAGACAGACCGTGTCCTACGCCAAGAGCTAGCAGAGAAAACAAAATCTATGACCAAGCTTATCGTCGCACAGCGTATTTCAACGATTATGGATGCAGATTTGATTTTGGTCTTGGATCAAGGTAAAGTCGTGGGACAAGGCACCCACAAGGAACTTCTAGCTAATAACGAAGTTTATCAAGAAATTGCCTATTCACAACTATCGAAGGAGGAATTGGAACATGGAAAATAA
- a CDS encoding LytTR family DNA-binding domain-containing protein: MKLRIEIDSNLEETEIIIKAATLTDEIADLQRLLQESKSPRLIFYKGTGEYYLDLSEILFFETEGSKIYAHTQKDAYEVRLKLYELEAILPRYFSRVSKSTIANIRQVYSVDKSFSGTGTISFYQTHKEVHVSRHYQSLLKENLRNMR, from the coding sequence ATGAAGTTACGAATCGAAATTGACAGCAATTTAGAGGAAACTGAAATTATCATCAAGGCAGCGACTTTGACAGATGAGATTGCGGATTTACAGCGCCTCTTGCAAGAGTCCAAGTCTCCGAGGTTGATTTTTTACAAGGGAACAGGTGAATATTATCTGGACTTATCGGAAATTCTCTTCTTTGAGACAGAAGGGAGCAAGATTTACGCCCATACCCAGAAAGATGCCTACGAGGTTCGGCTTAAACTCTATGAGTTAGAGGCTATCCTTCCTCGCTATTTTAGTCGGGTATCCAAGTCGACTATTGCAAATATCCGTCAGGTTTACTCGGTGGACAAGTCCTTTTCAGGAACGGGCACCATTTCCTTTTATCAGACCCACAAGGAGGTTCATGTCTCACGACATTACCAATCCCTCCTAAAAGAAAATCTAAGAAACATGAGGTAA
- a CDS encoding competence/damage-inducible protein A, whose product MKAEIIAVGTEILTGQIVNTNAQFLSEKLAEIGVDVYFQTAVGDNEVRLLSLLEIASQRSSLVILTGGLGPTEDDLTKQTLAKFLGKELVFDPQAQEKLDVFFAQRPDYARTPNNERQAQIVDGATPLPNETGLAVGGILEVDGVTYVVLPGPPSELKPMVLNQLLPKLMTGSKLYSRVLRFFGIGESQLVTILADLIDNQTDPTLAPYAKTGEVTLRLSTKASSQEEANQALDILENQILDYQTFEGLSLRDLCYGYGEETSLASIVVEELKRQGKTITAAESLTAGLFQASVADFSGASSIFKGGFVTYSLEEKSKMLDIPVKDLEEQGVVSEFTAQKMAEQARSKTQSDFGLSLTGVAGPDSLEGHPAGTVFIGLAQENETEVIKVNIGGRSRADVRHIAVMHAFNLVRKALLSD is encoded by the coding sequence ATGAAAGCAGAAATCATTGCTGTTGGAACAGAGATTTTGACAGGACAGATTGTCAATACCAATGCCCAGTTTTTATCAGAAAAACTAGCTGAGATTGGGGTAGACGTATATTTTCAGACGGCTGTAGGAGATAATGAAGTTCGTCTCTTGTCTTTGCTTGAGATTGCCAGTCAACGTAGTAGTCTGGTGATTTTGACAGGTGGTTTGGGACCGACTGAGGACGATTTGACCAAACAAACTCTGGCTAAATTTTTAGGGAAAGAATTAGTCTTCGATCCTCAGGCGCAGGAGAAGTTGGATGTCTTTTTTGCTCAGAGACCAGACTATGCCCGAACACCGAATAACGAAAGACAAGCTCAAATTGTAGATGGAGCAACTCCACTGCCGAATGAAACAGGACTGGCTGTGGGAGGAATATTGGAAGTCGATGGAGTGACCTACGTTGTCCTTCCAGGTCCACCAAGTGAATTAAAACCCATGGTCTTAAACCAACTTCTACCCAAGTTGATGACAGGGAGCAAGCTGTATTCCCGAGTTCTTCGTTTCTTTGGAATTGGAGAAAGTCAGCTGGTTACGATTTTGGCTGATTTGATTGATAATCAAACAGATCCAACCTTAGCACCTTATGCCAAGACAGGAGAGGTAACCTTGCGTCTATCAACAAAGGCTAGCAGTCAAGAAGAGGCGAATCAAGCGCTGGATATCTTAGAAAACCAAATCTTGGATTATCAAACCTTTGAAGGACTTTCTTTACGAGACCTTTGTTATGGCTATGGGGAAGAAACTAGTTTAGCCAGCATTGTTGTAGAAGAACTAAAAAGGCAAGGGAAAACCATCACGGCTGCAGAGAGTTTGACGGCAGGGCTTTTCCAAGCCAGCGTAGCTGATTTTTCGGGTGCTTCAAGTATATTCAAGGGTGGTTTTGTAACCTATAGCTTGGAGGAAAAATCAAAGATGTTGGATATTCCTGTCAAGGATTTGGAAGAACAGGGTGTGGTGTCTGAATTTACAGCACAGAAGATGGCTGAGCAGGCACGAAGCAAGACCCAGTCTGATTTTGGCCTTAGTTTGACTGGAGTGGCAGGACCAGATAGCCTAGAAGGACATCCAGCTGGGACAGTCTTCATAGGCTTGGCTCAAGAGAATGAAACTGAAGTCATAAAGGTTAATATTGGAGGCAGAAGTCGAGCAGATGTACGTCACATTGCTGTTATGCATGCCTTTAACCTAGTTCGCAAGGCTTTATTAAGTGACTAA
- a CDS encoding MATE family efflux transporter has product MNKKRTVDLIHGPILPSLLSFAFPILLSNIFQQLYNTADVLIVGRFLGQESLAAVGATTAIFDLIIGFTLGVGNGMGIVIARHYGARNFTKIKEAVAATWILGALLSIVVMLLGFLGLYPLLQYLDTPAEILPQSYQYISMIVTCVGVSFAYNLFAGLLRSIGDSLAALGFLIFSALVNVVLDLYFITQLHLGVQSAGLATIISQGLSAVLCFYYIRKSVPELLPQLKHFKWDKALYADLLEQGLAMGLMSSIVSIGSVILQSSVNTFGAVIISAQTAARRIMAFALLPMTAISASMTTFASQNLGAKRPDRIVQGLRIGSRLSMSWAVFVCVFLFFASPSLVSFLASSTDGYLVENGSLYLQISSAFYPILSLLLIYRNCLQGLGQKILPLVSSFIELIGKIAFVVLIIPWAGYKGVILCEPLIWVAMTIQLYFSLFRHPLIKEGKEILATKVPS; this is encoded by the coding sequence ATGAATAAAAAACGAACAGTGGACCTGATACATGGTCCTATTCTTCCCTCGCTCTTAAGCTTCGCCTTCCCAATCTTGCTATCAAATATTTTTCAACAGCTCTATAATACTGCTGATGTCTTGATTGTTGGGCGTTTTCTTGGTCAAGAATCCTTGGCTGCAGTAGGGGCGACAACGGCCATTTTTGATCTGATAATAGGCTTTACACTTGGTGTTGGCAATGGGATGGGGATTGTCATTGCTCGCCATTATGGGGCTCGAAATTTCACTAAAATCAAGGAGGCAGTAGCAGCCACTTGGATACTAGGTGCCCTTTTGAGTATTGTAGTGATGCTGCTTGGCTTTCTTGGTTTGTATCCTCTCTTGCAATACCTAGATACTCCTGCAGAAATTCTTCCTCAATCTTATCAATATATTTCTATGATTGTGACCTGTGTCGGTGTCAGCTTTGCCTATAATCTTTTTGCAGGCTTGTTGCGGTCTATTGGGGACAGTCTTGCTGCCCTTGGTTTTTTGATTTTCTCTGCCTTGGTTAATGTGGTTCTGGATCTCTATTTTATTACGCAATTGCATCTTGGAGTTCAATCCGCGGGACTTGCCACCATCATTTCGCAGGGCTTATCAGCGGTTCTTTGCTTTTATTATATTCGTAAGAGCGTTCCAGAACTGCTCCCTCAGCTCAAACATTTCAAATGGGATAAGGCCCTGTACGCGGATCTCTTAGAGCAAGGTTTGGCTATGGGCTTGATGAGTTCGATTGTGTCTATCGGTAGTGTGATTTTACAATCTTCTGTTAATACCTTTGGAGCTGTGATCATTAGCGCCCAGACGGCAGCTCGACGCATCATGGCCTTTGCCCTTCTTCCAATGACTGCTATTTCTGCTTCTATGACGACCTTTGCTTCGCAGAATCTTGGTGCCAAGCGACCAGACCGCATTGTTCAAGGACTTCGAATTGGCAGTCGTTTGAGTATGTCTTGGGCAGTTTTTGTTTGTGTCTTCCTCTTTTTTGCCAGTCCTAGCTTAGTTTCCTTCTTGGCCAGTTCGACGGATGGATACCTGGTAGAAAACGGTAGTCTCTACCTGCAAATCAGCTCAGCCTTTTATCCCATTTTGAGCCTCTTGTTGATTTATCGCAATTGTTTGCAGGGCTTGGGGCAAAAAATCCTTCCTCTGGTTTCTAGCTTTATCGAACTAATCGGGAAAATCGCTTTTGTGGTTTTGATTATCCCTTGGGCAGGATATAAGGGAGTTATCCTTTGCGAACCCTTAATCTGGGTTGCCATGACCATTCAACTGTATTTCTCACTGTTTCGTCATCCCTTGATAAAAGAAGGCAAGGAAATCTTGGCAACTAAGGTACCATCATAG
- a CDS encoding ABC transporter ATP-binding protein produces MENKKMSLWKQSKPYLAGLQFALLIAFLATILSNIITVYGPTRIKEMTNIIASGLGTSVDVAAVAAIGGFLAVIYVIGLLSNYLQAFLFTTAIQRFSERLRRAIAEKINRLPLGYFDGHSQGDTLSRVTNDVDTAAQSLNQSLGTVLSSTLLVVAVLVTMFGMNWILALVTVVSTLIGFAFVSVFMGKSQSFFKSQQQDLAAVNGYVEEMYSGHNVVTSYNAIESTKEEFATLNHRLYDSIWKSQFISGIMMPIMMFIGNFSYALVIIVGAALALNGQISIGIIVAFMAYVRIFSQPLSQIAQGISSLQQASAAMGRVFEFLVEEEMEDESHKERQLSDMKGQVVFERVSFGYTPERTIIHDFSATAHAGQKVAIVGPTGAGKTTIVNLLMKFYEFDKGSIRIDGVDTKEMKRSEVHDAFSMVLQDTWLFEGTIRDNLIYNQKGISDEHVIEASKAVGIHHFIMTLPDGYDTILDDIVTLSVGQKQLLTIARALLKDAPLLILDEATSSVDTRTEELIQKAMDRLMEGRTSFVIAHRLSTIRNADLILVMKDGNIIEQGNHDELMAQAGFYADLYNSQFTEDEAEE; encoded by the coding sequence ATGGAAAATAAAAAAATGTCTCTATGGAAACAGAGTAAACCCTATCTTGCAGGTCTCCAGTTTGCCCTTCTGATCGCCTTTCTAGCAACAATCTTATCCAATATCATTACTGTATATGGTCCAACTCGTATCAAGGAAATGACCAATATTATTGCTAGTGGTCTGGGAACAAGTGTGGATGTCGCTGCGGTTGCAGCTATTGGTGGTTTTTTGGCCGTTATATATGTAATCGGGCTTCTATCAAATTATTTGCAGGCCTTTCTGTTTACAACAGCCATTCAACGTTTTTCAGAACGTTTGAGAAGAGCGATTGCAGAGAAAATTAATCGTCTTCCATTGGGGTATTTTGATGGACATTCTCAAGGGGATACCTTATCTCGTGTGACCAATGACGTTGACACGGCAGCCCAGTCTCTCAATCAAAGTCTGGGAACAGTTCTTTCATCCACTTTACTGGTCGTGGCAGTCTTGGTGACCATGTTTGGGATGAACTGGATTTTAGCCTTGGTGACGGTTGTGTCAACTCTTATCGGTTTTGCTTTCGTGTCTGTCTTTATGGGCAAATCTCAGAGCTTCTTTAAGAGTCAGCAACAGGATTTGGCAGCTGTCAATGGCTATGTAGAGGAAATGTACTCTGGCCATAATGTGGTGACCAGTTACAATGCTATCGAGAGCACGAAAGAAGAATTTGCAACATTAAACCATCGTCTATATGATAGTATCTGGAAATCTCAGTTTATTTCAGGGATTATGATGCCGATTATGATGTTTATTGGGAACTTTAGCTATGCCCTAGTGATTATCGTTGGTGCAGCCTTGGCCTTGAATGGGCAGATTAGTATTGGGATTATCGTTGCCTTTATGGCCTACGTTCGTATCTTTTCTCAGCCTCTTTCACAAATCGCTCAAGGGATTAGCAGTCTTCAGCAGGCTAGCGCAGCCATGGGGCGTGTCTTCGAATTCTTAGTTGAAGAGGAGATGGAAGATGAATCCCATAAAGAAAGACAATTGAGCGATATGAAAGGTCAAGTAGTCTTTGAACGAGTTTCCTTTGGTTACACACCAGAGCGAACTATTATCCATGACTTTTCTGCGACAGCTCATGCAGGTCAAAAGGTTGCCATTGTCGGACCGACCGGAGCTGGTAAGACAACCATTGTCAATCTTTTGATGAAGTTCTATGAGTTTGATAAGGGAAGTATCCGCATTGATGGTGTAGATACCAAGGAGATGAAGCGTTCGGAAGTACACGATGCCTTTTCAATGGTCTTGCAGGACACTTGGCTCTTTGAAGGCACTATCCGAGATAATCTCATCTATAACCAAAAGGGTATTAGTGATGAGCATGTGATTGAAGCCAGCAAGGCTGTGGGGATTCACCACTTTATCATGACCCTACCAGATGGTTATGATACCATCTTGGACGATATAGTGACCTTGTCTGTCGGGCAAAAACAACTCTTGACCATTGCTCGTGCTTTGCTGAAAGATGCACCACTCTTGATTTTGGATGAGGCGACTTCTTCTGTTGATACCCGTACAGAGGAATTGATTCAGAAAGCCATGGATCGTTTGATGGAGGGCAGAACTTCCTTTGTCATCGCCCACCGCTTGTCAACCATCCGTAATGCTGATCTTATTCTGGTTATGAAAGATGGAAATATCATTGAGCAAGGAAATCATGATGAGCTGATGGCGCAAGCTGGTTTCTACGCTGACCTCTACAACAGTCAGTTTACAGAAGACGAAGCAGAAGAATAA
- a CDS encoding YebC/PmpR family DNA-binding transcriptional regulator: MGRKWANIVAKKTAKDGANSKVYAKFGVEIYVAAKKGDPDPESNSALKFVIDRAKQAQVPKHVIDKALDKAKGNTDETFTEGRYEGFGPNGSMLIVDTLTSNVNRTAANVRAAFGKNGGNMGASGSVSYLFDNKGVIVFAGEDADAVFEQLLEADVDVDDVEAEEGTITVYTAPTDLHKAIVALRESGIEEFQVTELEMIPQSEVELSGDDLETFEKLYSVLEDDEDVQKIYTNVDGF, from the coding sequence ATGGGACGTAAATGGGCCAATATCGTAGCCAAGAAAACGGCTAAAGATGGAGCTAACTCTAAAGTATATGCAAAATTTGGTGTAGAAATCTATGTAGCAGCTAAAAAAGGTGATCCGGATCCAGAATCAAACTCAGCCTTGAAATTCGTTATCGACCGTGCTAAACAAGCTCAAGTACCAAAACACGTTATCGATAAAGCTTTGGATAAGGCTAAAGGAAATACAGACGAAACCTTTACAGAAGGACGTTACGAAGGTTTTGGACCAAATGGTTCTATGTTGATCGTGGATACTTTGACTTCAAACGTTAACCGTACAGCGGCTAATGTCCGTGCAGCTTTTGGTAAAAATGGCGGAAATATGGGTGCTTCAGGTTCGGTTTCATACCTCTTTGATAACAAGGGTGTTATTGTATTTGCAGGTGAAGATGCGGACGCAGTCTTTGAGCAATTGCTTGAAGCAGATGTGGATGTGGACGATGTAGAAGCAGAAGAAGGAACAATCACAGTTTACACAGCTCCAACTGACCTTCACAAGGCTATCGTTGCCCTTCGTGAGTCAGGTATTGAAGAATTCCAAGTGACTGAATTGGAAATGATTCCTCAGTCAGAAGTGGAATTGTCAGGCGATGACCTTGAAACCTTTGAAAAACTTTACAGCGTTCTTGAAGACGATGAAGATGTACAAAAGATTTATACGAACGTAGACGGGTTCTGA
- the recA gene encoding recombinase RecA, with protein MSKKFGAEREKALNDALKLIEKDFGKGSIMRLGERAEQKVQVMSSGSLALDIALGSGGYPKGRIIEIYGPESSGKTTVALHAVAQAQKEGGIAAFIDAEHALDPAYAAALGVNIDELLLSQPDSGEQGLEIAGKLIDSGAVDLVVVDSVAALVPRAEIDGDIGDSHVGLQARMMSQAMRKLGASINKTKTIAIFINQLREKVGVMFGNPETTPGGRALKFYASVRLDVRGSTQIKGTGDQKDTNVGKETKIKVVKNKVAPPFKEAFVEIMYGEGISKTGELLKIASDLDIIKKAGAWYSYKDEKIGQGSENAKKYLADNPEVFDEIDHQVRVQFGLIDGEEASAEGVETKKEEATQVDSVNEEVTLDLGDELEIEIEE; from the coding sequence ATTTCAAAAAAATTTGGGGCAGAACGTGAAAAAGCCTTGAATGACGCTCTTAAATTGATTGAGAAAGACTTTGGTAAAGGATCAATCATGCGTTTGGGTGAACGTGCGGAGCAAAAGGTGCAAGTGATGAGTTCAGGTTCTTTGGCTCTTGACATTGCCCTTGGTTCAGGTGGTTATCCTAAGGGACGTATCATTGAAATCTATGGGCCAGAGTCATCTGGTAAGACAACGGTTGCCCTTCATGCAGTTGCGCAAGCACAAAAAGAAGGTGGTATTGCAGCCTTTATCGATGCGGAACATGCCCTCGATCCAGCTTATGCTGCGGCCCTTGGGGTCAACATTGATGAGTTGCTCTTGTCTCAACCAGACTCAGGAGAGCAAGGTCTTGAGATTGCAGGAAAATTGATTGACTCAGGTGCTGTAGATCTTGTCGTAGTCGACTCAGTTGCGGCCCTTGTACCTCGTGCGGAAATTGATGGAGATATCGGTGATAGTCACGTTGGCTTGCAGGCTCGTATGATGAGCCAGGCTATGCGTAAACTTGGTGCTTCTATCAATAAAACCAAAACAATTGCCATCTTTATCAACCAATTGCGTGAAAAAGTTGGGGTCATGTTTGGAAATCCAGAAACAACTCCTGGTGGACGTGCTCTGAAATTCTACGCATCAGTCCGTTTGGATGTTCGTGGAAGCACACAAATCAAGGGAACTGGTGACCAAAAAGATACCAATGTTGGTAAGGAAACCAAGATTAAGGTCGTGAAAAATAAGGTGGCTCCACCATTTAAGGAAGCCTTCGTTGAAATCATGTATGGAGAAGGGATTTCTAAGACTGGTGAGCTTTTGAAGATCGCAAGCGATTTGGACATCATCAAAAAAGCAGGAGCTTGGTACTCTTACAAGGATGAGAAAATCGGGCAAGGTTCTGAAAATGCTAAGAAATACTTGGCAGATAACCCAGAAGTCTTTGATGAGATTGACCATCAAGTCCGTGTTCAATTTGGTTTGATTGATGGAGAAGAAGCTTCTGCAGAAGGTGTTGAAACTAAAAAAGAAGAAGCAACTCAAGTAGACTCTGTGAATGAAGAAGTAACTCTTGACCTAGGCGATGAGCTTGAAATCGAAATTGAAGAATAA
- a CDS encoding MarR family winged helix-turn-helix transcriptional regulator yields MDKPMLAFKRFGHQVHLMVQKEAKRCGIEFMGGPQGQVVRFLDSREKNQNLVLIKDIEQELNITKSVASNLVKRMVQNGLVELEASPVDKRAKFVRLTDKSRSQMKQVKAFFERIDNQLMADIDEDELLIFEKVLNQLQENIKRIGGDNEEIS; encoded by the coding sequence ATGGATAAGCCAATGTTAGCTTTTAAACGTTTTGGTCATCAGGTTCACCTTATGGTGCAAAAGGAAGCCAAACGTTGTGGTATTGAATTTATGGGTGGACCACAGGGTCAGGTTGTACGTTTTTTGGATAGCCGTGAGAAAAACCAAAACTTGGTCTTGATTAAAGATATCGAGCAGGAACTCAATATTACCAAGTCTGTGGCGAGTAACCTGGTCAAACGCATGGTGCAAAATGGTTTGGTGGAATTGGAGGCGAGTCCTGTCGATAAGCGGGCTAAGTTTGTTCGTCTGACGGACAAATCGCGTTCTCAAATGAAGCAGGTTAAAGCCTTCTTTGAACGCATTGACAACCAGTTGATGGCAGACATTGATGAAGATGAATTACTGATTTTTGAGAAAGTCCTTAATCAACTACAGGAAAATATCAAGAGAATAGGAGGAGATAATGAAGAAATTAGCTAA